The genomic window CGCATCGATGCGCGCCTGCGTCGCCGCCGCGCTCTCGCGGATACGACGCTGCACCCAGCCGGTGCGTATCGCTTCGAGCGCGCCGCCGTGCGCATCGATTTCGTCGATGAGCGCGCGCGCCTGATCGACGAGCCCCGCCGTCAGCGATTCCATCATGTATGAGCCGGCCCACGGATCGATCACATCGCACAAGCCCATTTCGTGCTGAAGAATCAACTGCGTGTCGCGCGCAAGCTGCGCCGCCGATGCCGACGGCAACGCAAGCGCCTCGTCATGCGCGTTCGTGTGCAGCGACTGCGTGCCGCCGAACACGGCAGCCATCGCCTCGACGGTCGTGCGCACGATATTGTTTTGCGTGCGCACCGGGCTCAGCGACCAGCCCGATGTCTGACAATGCATGCGCAGCGCGCGGCTCTTCGCCGTGCGCGCGCCCTCTTGTTCCGCGATGTCCGACCACATGAGCCGCGCCGCACGCAGCTTCGCGATCTCCGTATAGAAGTCCGTGCCGGTGCCGAAGAAAAAGCTCAACTGCTCGCAGACGGTATCGGCGCACAGGCCGCGCGAACGCATCGAACGAAGGTACGTGCGCGCGTTGGCGAAAGTCAGCGCCAGTTCCAGCGATGCATCCGCGCCCGCTTCCTGAAAGTGATAGCCGGACACGGAAAGCGCCTTGAAACGCGGCATGTGCTCACCGAGAAACCGCGCAATATCCGCGACAATGCGCAGCGACGGTTCCGGCGCGAACACCCACGCGTTGCGCACCATGAACTCCTTGAGGATGTCGTTCTGCACGGTGCCCGAAAGCGATTCCATTCCGATGCCGCGCTCCTCCGCCGCAACGATGAACGCCGCGAGCACGGGCAGCACGGCTCCGTTCATCGTCATCGAGACGGAGACGCGTTCGAGCGCGATGCCTTCGAACAGACGCGTCATATCGTCGACGGTATCGATCGCCACGCCCGCCAGGCCGACATCGGCGCGCGCCGCTTCATCGGTGGAATCGTAGCCGCGCTGGGTCGGCAGATCGAACGCAACGGACAACCCTTGCGCGCCGCGTTCGAGCGCGCGGCGAAACGCGAGATTGGAATCGGCGGCGTCGGCATAGCCCGCATACTGGCGAATGGTCCACGGCTTGCTCGTGTACATCGACGTATAAGGTCCGCGCACGAACGGTGCGACGCCGGGCTGCGAATGCAAGTGCGCAAGGCCGTCGAGATCGGCCGATGTATAGAGCGGCTTCAGCGGCACGCGTCGATGCCGAACGCCGCTCATGCGCGCCTCCGCGCCTTGTGCGTGAGCACATCGGCGATCTTTTTGCCGTCGCTCGCGCGCTCGATCTCGCACCAGTGCGCGACGCGCGTATCGTCGATGCACGCGCGGCGGAACGTCAGCCGCAAGCTATCGCCCACGTCGATGTTGCCGTGATAGTGCAACTCGCGCGACACAAGCGTGGGCGTGTCCGCAAGACGCCACGTCTGCCATTCCGCGCGATCGACGAAGCCCTGAAAACTCGCGAAGTAGAGAAAGTCGGCGCCGTTGAAATCGTTATAGGGGCACGGAAAAAAATCGATGGACGCGCACGCTGTCTCGGGCAAATCCGTATCGGCTTCGCGCAGGCGAAAGCGGCGCGCGGCGTCCTGCATGTCGGCGATATGCGCATTCATCGGCGCGATATGGCCTCGAAGATTCGCGAAGCTCGCACGCGCGACCGAGCGGTTAGTCCGCGATTCGGTGCGGTGCACGAAGGTGGACATCATCGACACATGGGCGATGGTTCCAGTCGTGCCCGCCACGCGATGCTCGCTGAAATGCCGCACCGGTCCGATGCGCGAAAGCTCGCTGCGAATGCGGAACGTATCGTTCTCGCGTAGTTCGTGCATGCCGTTCGCGCGCAGTCTGATCGACGTGAAGGCGGCATAGGCGCGGCTGCCTTCATCGGAGATGAAATCGCTTTGCGTCTCGCGCGAAAGCGCATCCCAGTGACGGTCGCCGCATTCCTTGAGCAGCCAGTTCTCCGAGAGCCCGGCGATGTTCAACTGCGGCATGCCCGCGCGATACGTATCGTCGTGATGAGGCATGAGGTTCCTTCACGCGCACGTGATCGAAGCACGCGAAGCAGGCGACGCAAGCAACACGCGATCCGGCGCGCTCGCACGTTCCGCGCAGATGGCATCGACGATATATTGCGCATCGCGCGCCACGCCCGAAAAGCGCCCCGAACCCCACGTATGCAGCCACGGCAAGCCGACGAAATACAGTCCCGGCACGGCCGTCACGCCACGCATGTGCGACGGATACCCGCGCCCGTTGAAGACCGGCGCATCGAGCCAGCCGAAGTCCGGCGTGAAGCCGATGCACCACACCACCGCAGCGATACCGCTCGCCTGCAAATCCAGTTCCGCGCGTTCGTGCGACGGTTGCCAGAGCGGTTCGTAACGCGCGGCGGGCGGCGCGTCGATGCCGTGCTTCTCGATGAAGCCGTCGATGCTCGCGTTGATGCGGTTATAAGTATCGTCCGCGTCGTCGAGATTCGCGCGCAGGTTCGGTGCGAAACGCAGCTTGCCGTCGCGGAAATCTTCCAGCCGGCCGAACAACTCCATGCCTTCGAGCGCGAAGCGGCGCAGGTCGATGTCGCGTCCGCCGTCGCGGCCGGTCACGTAATGATTGGTGTTGTCGCGCACGCCTTCGCGCAACGGATGATCGGTCACGGGCATGTCGTAATAGCGCATGTCCGCGAGCCAGTCGACCACATCGCGGCCGCGATAAAAGCGCGCACAACGCGGCGCCTCGCCGACCGCGAGATGCACCTTGCGTCCCGACAGATGCAAATCTTCCGCGATCTGCGCGCCCGACTGACCCGAGCCGACCACGAGCACGGCGCCAGGCGGCAGCGCGTCGGCATTGCGATACTCCGACGACTGCACTTGGACGACGCTCTGCGGCAAACGCTCGGCCATGCGCGGCACGATCGGCGTGTGATAGCCGCCCGATGCAACCACGATCTGATCCGCCGTGAACGTGCCGCGCGTGCTCGTCACGATGTAACGCGCTTGCGCATCGCGCGTCACGCGCGTGACCGCCGCGCCTTCGAGCACCGGCGCGTTCACCTTGGCGATGAACGCATCGAGATACGCGATGATCTCGTCCTTCTTCATGAAGCCGTGCGGGTCCGCGCCGTCATACGCATGCCCCGGCAGCGCGCATTGCCAGTTGGGCGTCACGAGACAGAACCTGTCCCAGCGTTGCGTGCGCCATGTGTGCGTCACGCTGTGCTTTTCGAGCACGAGATGATCGATGTTCGCCTGCTGCAAAAAATAGCTGACCGAAAGCCCCGCCTGCCCGCCGCCGATGACGATCACGCTGTAATGCGCCGCCGTCTGGATTGAATCGATATTCGACATTTCCGCTTCTCCTTCGACAAATTCGACGATTGAGTCATTCGTGAGTCATTCCTGAGTCATTCGAGCCCGAGCACGGTCACGCGCGCGTCGTGCGTTTGCGTGAAGCGGCGCGCGTCTTCTTCGATGCGTGCAAGTTGATCGAGCGCGGCCGAACACGCGAAGCCGTATTTCTCGCGCACACGCTCCGAGCCGATGTTCAGCGCCTTGCGCGAACGCGCGACGAAATCGCCGATGGCATAGCTTTCGCCCGCCGTGAAAAATTCGCCGACAACCGTCGATGGCGAATAGCAATTCGCTTCGACGCCATCCGGCCAACGTATCCGAAAGTGCATGACTGGCATGTTCAGGCCTCGCCAATGAGTTGATTACGGGTGAGTTGCTTGCTGTAGATGTCGAGATGACGCAGGGCGCTGGCTTGCCACGTAAAGCGCTTCAATAGCGCAGGCACCGCATGATCGAAGTCGATGCCGCCGCTGCCTTCGAGCGCGTGCGACAGCGCATCGGCGATCGAATGTGCATCGTGCGGATCGGCGAAGCGGCAAGTTGCATCGTCGAGATATTCGGTGAACGGCGCGATACGCGACACGACAACCGGCCGCGCGCTCGCCAGCGCCTCGAGCACGACGAGCCCGAAGCCTTCGCGCAGCGAGACCATCGAGACCGCATCGGCCACGCGGTAGAGCGCGGGCATTGCGGCATCGTCGAGTGCGCCCGTGACGATCACTGGCGTGTTCGTGCCGCTCACGTCGAGTTGCAATTCGGCGGCGCGCGCGAGAAAGCGGCGCGTGTAGGCATCGTGATCGAGCAGGCTCGCGCCGCCCGCAAGCACGAGTTGCGCGGACGGTCGTTGCGCACGCAATAACGCGAAGGCTTCGAGCAGCATCGACGTATTCTTGCGTTCCTCGATGCCGCCCACCGCAAGCACGACCGGTCCCGCGCCGATGCCGAGGCGCTCGCGAAGCGTTTGCTTGTCGCGGTCCGCGCACGCACCGTAGCGCGATGCGTCGATGCCGTTCGCGACCGTTTGCGCCGCTATGCCGTAGGCGTCGCGCATCGTGCGCGTCCATGTGTCGCTCACGCATAGCACCGTATCGGCGTCTTGCCATGCGCGGCGTTGCCAGCGCGCGAGTTGCGCATCGTCGAAATGATCGAGATGATGAACCGTGCGGACGAAGCCGCCGACCGCACCTTGCTGCTTCAACTCGGCAAGCGCATTGCCGCCGATGCTGTCCTGCGCATGCAACACGTCGAAGCGCGCTGCATGCTCATCCGCGAGCGCCAGCTTCAATGCGCGAATGCGTTCATCGACCATGCCGACGAGTCCTCGCACACCCGCAACCCGCGCCAGCACGATACGGCAAGGCGATGCGCGAAACATCGCCTCACCTGCGCGCGCGGGTGCGAACACGGTGACATCGTGTCCGAGTTTGTGCAATGCGCGTGCGAGTTCGAGCGTATGCACAACGCCGCCGCGCGGATTCACCGAATGCGTGAGCAGCGCGATACGCAGCGGGTTTATCGCGCGCATATGAACGGCTCCTCGCGCAAGTTCCACAACAGCGCGGAATCGCGGCCCCGCGTCACCACGACTTCGTGCGACGCATCCACTTCGCCGATCACGGCGCTTGCCAGCGAACGGGATGCAAAGCGCGCGAGCACTTCATCGACATGATCGCGCCGCACGGAAAGCACGAAGCCGAAGCTCGGAAACGCCGCGAGCCATCGCTCAAAATCGACATCGGCGGGACGCGGCAACGCATCGAGATCGATGCGCGCGCCGACCTTCGAGCATTCGAGCAACATCAACGCGGTGCCGAGCGCGCCTGCCATGCTGATGTCCTTCGCGGCATCGCACAGGCCGTCTTCGGCGAGCGCGGGCAGCAGTTCGAAATCGGCGCGGGCGCGGGCTTCGGGTGCACCCACCGATGCGTTCCAGAACGGATACGGTTCTTCAAACTTGCCGCGCAGATCGACGGCCATCACGAGCGCATCGCCGGGGCGCGCGTCGAAACTCGTCAGCAGCTTGCGCGCCCGTCCGACGATCGCGACCGCGAGTTGCGCGCCGTCGCTGCGCACGTTGCTATGGCCGCCGACAATCGGCACGCCATACGCCGCCGAGGCCGCTGCCATGCCCGCGAGAACTGCGCCGGCGTCATCGGCATTGCCGCTCCACAATGCATCGACGACGGCGAGCGGGCGGCCGCCCATCGCGTAGATATCGCTCACGTTCACCATCACGCCGCTATAGCCCGCGAACCACGGCATCGTGCGTACGAAGTCGCTGACGAGGCCTTCGATTGCGAAGAGCAGGAAGCCGTCGCCATCGGGAATCGCGGCGCAGTCGTCGCCGATTGCTACAGGTGAAGCGCCCGCCGCACCGACCGGCAAACGCGCGAGAACCTGCGAGATATCGTGCTTGTGACGAAAGCCGCGGCTCTCGCGCAAACGCTCGACCAACGCAGCGAGCGAGTTCACGGCAGCCTCCGCGCCAGCGCGACGAAACCGCTTTGCGGCGTGACGCATGGCGGATACGCATCGAGTTGCGCGCGCATCAGATGATGTGCGCGGCCGAAGAGCGTCTCTTCCTGCTGCGTGTCCCAGCGCAAGCGCCGGAACAGCGGCACGTTCTGCGCCTGCACATGCGCAAGGAACGTCTCGCAGCCGAGTGCATGCGCGCTCGACACCGCGAGCCGGATCAGCGTCGAACCGATCTTGCCGTGCGAACGAAACGCCGCATGCACTGCAAGCCGCGAGCCGAACCACACGCCCGGTTCCGTCTCATGAATGCGCACCGTGCCGACCACTTGCTCCGGCATGCCCGCGACGCAACTCAGCGCGACCAGCAGTTGTGCGCGTTCGTCGATGTCGTCGCGATCGTCGCCGACGAACACGCCCTGCTCGATGCAGAACACCGCGCGCCGCAGCTTGTACGCTTCGTTCGCTTCCCACGCCAGCGTCGCCCATTTCACGCGGTATTCGACCGGCGTGAAGTCGAGTTCGAACGCATCGCCTTCCATGGCTTCGACGAACATGTCACACCTCGTACGATGAAAGCGACGAACACGCGCCGCATTTGCCGCAGCCCGCCTTGATATCGGCGGAACGCATGCCCGCCTGCGACAGCATCGCGCCGATGGGCATCAGCACCGAGCGCATGAATTCGGGCGCGGGCGCGGGATGATCTTCGAGCGGCGTTCCGCTGATCGGCACGAACGGCACGACGAACGGGTACACGCCGAGCGCGATCAACGCGCGCGCCATATCGACGATGGCGTCCGCGCTATCGCCCAGTCCCGCGAGAATGTACGTGCTCACCTGGCCGCGTCCGAACACGGCGACCGCCGCCTCGAATGCCTCCATGTAGCGCGACACCGGCACGCTCGCCTTGCCCGGCATGACGCGTTCGCGCACCGCAGGCGTCACCGCTTCGAGATGCATGCCGAGCGTATCGATGCCGCTCGCCTTCATGCGTTCGAACCAGCGGTCGTCGTCGGGCGGCTCGCATTGCGCCTGAATCGGCAGATTCACTGCCGCCTTGATCGCGAACGCGCTTTCGCAAAGAATCTGCGCGCCGCGATCTGATGTCGGCGGCGTGCCGGTGGTCAGGACCATGTGCTTCACGCCATCGAGCAGCACGGCCGCGCGCGCCACTTCGGCAAGCTGCTCCGGCGTCTTGCGCGCAATCGTGCGGCCCGCCGCGAGCGATTGCCCGATCGCGCAGAACTTGCACGACTTACGGCGGCTCTCGTAACGGATGCACGTTTGCAGCACGGTGGTCGCGAGCACATCGGCGCTGTGCAACGTGGCGATGTGCGAATACGGCACGCCGTCGAGCGTCTGCATCGCGTAGAAGCGCGGCGCTTGCGGAAAGCGGATGCTCGCAATCGGAATCGTGTTGCGCATCAGCGCGCTGTTGCCGTTCGCATCCGGTGCGGCCGCGACGAACGGCGAATCCCACGCGGTGCTCGTGTGCACGGGCACCATGATCGTGACGCCATCGACAGTCACCGCCTTGTGATCCGACGGTCCCGCGCCGCCGCGCCGGCTCGCCACGCCCGCGCGCGGATCGGCGAGCCGCAGTCCGGTCGACTGCAATTCAGTCATCAATTGCCGGCTCGATGCCGGCAGGTTCTCGAAGGCGCTCATCGTCGCGGGTGTCCTTGAAAGAGGTGACGGGCGAAGCGGGCCGGTCGTTGATCGCGAGACTCAGCAACTCGGGACGCGCGTAGTGACCGACCGAATCCATCATGCGTTTGCGCTTCGTGATCAGCGACATGTCGAGATCGGCGATCACCATGCCCTCGCCTTCGCGCAACGGCTCCGCGAGATGCTGGCCTTCGGGCGAGACGATCGCCGTGTTGCAGCCGCCGCGCAATGCGCGTTGCAGGTTAGGATCGGGCGTGATGGCTTCGATCTGCGCATCGGTGAGCCAGCCCGTCGCATTGACGACGAAGCAGCCCGATTCCAGCGCGTGATGACGGATCGTCACTTCGATCTGCTCCGCGAAGATCGGACCGACGAGCGAGCCGGGAAACTGGCTGCAATGGATCTCTTCGTGCTGCGTCATCAATGCATAGCGCGCGAGCGGGTTGTAGTGCTCCCAGCACGCGAGCGCGCCCACGCGGCCC from Caballeronia insecticola includes these protein-coding regions:
- a CDS encoding MSMEG_0567/Sll0786 family nitrogen starvation N-acetyltransferase translates to MFVEAMEGDAFELDFTPVEYRVKWATLAWEANEAYKLRRAVFCIEQGVFVGDDRDDIDERAQLLVALSCVAGMPEQVVGTVRIHETEPGVWFGSRLAVHAAFRSHGKIGSTLIRLAVSSAHALGCETFLAHVQAQNVPLFRRLRWDTQQEETLFGRAHHLMRAQLDAYPPCVTPQSGFVALARRLP
- a CDS encoding Nit6803 family nitrilase; this translates as MADASSTKRIVRAAAVQIAPDFERPGGTLDRVCTAIDEAAAQGVQLIVFPETFVPYYPYFSFVRTPVAMGADHMKLYEQAVIVPGLVTQAVAEHARLANMVVVLGVNERDHGSLYNTQLVFDTDGRLLLKRRKITPTFHERMIWGQGDAAGLKVVDTNVGRVGALACWEHYNPLARYALMTQHEEIHCSQFPGSLVGPIFAEQIEVTIRHHALESGCFVVNATGWLTDAQIEAITPDPNLQRALRGGCNTAIVSPEGQHLAEPLREGEGMVIADLDMSLITKRKRMMDSVGHYARPELLSLAINDRPASPVTSFKDTRDDERLREPAGIEPAIDD
- a CDS encoding MSMEG_0570 family nitrogen starvation response protein, with product MPVMHFRIRWPDGVEANCYSPSTVVGEFFTAGESYAIGDFVARSRKALNIGSERVREKYGFACSAALDQLARIEEDARRFTQTHDARVTVLGLE
- a CDS encoding Pnap_2097 family protein; protein product: MPHHDDTYRAGMPQLNIAGLSENWLLKECGDRHWDALSRETQSDFISDEGSRAYAAFTSIRLRANGMHELRENDTFRIRSELSRIGPVRHFSEHRVAGTTGTIAHVSMMSTFVHRTESRTNRSVARASFANLRGHIAPMNAHIADMQDAARRFRLREADTDLPETACASIDFFPCPYNDFNGADFLYFASFQGFVDRAEWQTWRLADTPTLVSRELHYHGNIDVGDSLRLTFRRACIDDTRVAHWCEIERASDGKKIADVLTHKARRRA
- a CDS encoding sll0787 family AIR synthase-like protein yields the protein MNSLAALVERLRESRGFRHKHDISQVLARLPVGAAGASPVAIGDDCAAIPDGDGFLLFAIEGLVSDFVRTMPWFAGYSGVMVNVSDIYAMGGRPLAVVDALWSGNADDAGAVLAGMAAASAAYGVPIVGGHSNVRSDGAQLAVAIVGRARKLLTSFDARPGDALVMAVDLRGKFEEPYPFWNASVGAPEARARADFELLPALAEDGLCDAAKDISMAGALGTALMLLECSKVGARIDLDALPRPADVDFERWLAAFPSFGFVLSVRRDHVDEVLARFASRSLASAVIGEVDASHEVVVTRGRDSALLWNLREEPFICAR
- a CDS encoding MSMEG_0569 family flavin-dependent oxidoreductase, yielding MSNIDSIQTAAHYSVIVIGGGQAGLSVSYFLQQANIDHLVLEKHSVTHTWRTQRWDRFCLVTPNWQCALPGHAYDGADPHGFMKKDEIIAYLDAFIAKVNAPVLEGAAVTRVTRDAQARYIVTSTRGTFTADQIVVASGGYHTPIVPRMAERLPQSVVQVQSSEYRNADALPPGAVLVVGSGQSGAQIAEDLHLSGRKVHLAVGEAPRCARFYRGRDVVDWLADMRYYDMPVTDHPLREGVRDNTNHYVTGRDGGRDIDLRRFALEGMELFGRLEDFRDGKLRFAPNLRANLDDADDTYNRINASIDGFIEKHGIDAPPAARYEPLWQPSHERAELDLQASGIAAVVWCIGFTPDFGWLDAPVFNGRGYPSHMRGVTAVPGLYFVGLPWLHTWGSGRFSGVARDAQYIVDAICAERASAPDRVLLASPASRASITCA
- a CDS encoding MSMEG_0568 family radical SAM protein, whose protein sequence is MTELQSTGLRLADPRAGVASRRGGAGPSDHKAVTVDGVTIMVPVHTSTAWDSPFVAAAPDANGNSALMRNTIPIASIRFPQAPRFYAMQTLDGVPYSHIATLHSADVLATTVLQTCIRYESRRKSCKFCAIGQSLAAGRTIARKTPEQLAEVARAAVLLDGVKHMVLTTGTPPTSDRGAQILCESAFAIKAAVNLPIQAQCEPPDDDRWFERMKASGIDTLGMHLEAVTPAVRERVMPGKASVPVSRYMEAFEAAVAVFGRGQVSTYILAGLGDSADAIVDMARALIALGVYPFVVPFVPISGTPLEDHPAPAPEFMRSVLMPIGAMLSQAGMRSADIKAGCGKCGACSSLSSYEV
- the scpA gene encoding methylmalonyl-CoA mutase, with protein sequence MSGVRHRRVPLKPLYTSADLDGLAHLHSQPGVAPFVRGPYTSMYTSKPWTIRQYAGYADAADSNLAFRRALERGAQGLSVAFDLPTQRGYDSTDEAARADVGLAGVAIDTVDDMTRLFEGIALERVSVSMTMNGAVLPVLAAFIVAAEERGIGMESLSGTVQNDILKEFMVRNAWVFAPEPSLRIVADIARFLGEHMPRFKALSVSGYHFQEAGADASLELALTFANARTYLRSMRSRGLCADTVCEQLSFFFGTGTDFYTEIAKLRAARLMWSDIAEQEGARTAKSRALRMHCQTSGWSLSPVRTQNNIVRTTVEAMAAVFGGTQSLHTNAHDEALALPSASAAQLARDTQLILQHEMGLCDVIDPWAGSYMMESLTAGLVDQARALIDEIDAHGGALEAIRTGWVQRRIRESAAATQARIDAGEQVIVGTNAFVASECDDDAPACLAIDGERVRVQQSRRIAEVRRRRDDTRVRSTLAALTRAARDDDGNLLEAALDCMRARATVGECTRALEAVWPRHVQIAGASSEIYGATRRDDDAWRAACAQVARLAHTLRRKPRVLIAKLGLDGHDRGASVIAAALADAGFQVTTSGLFASPVQAATLAAEECFDVVGVSSLAGAHVALVSALMRELAARNVRAPVVVGGIVPDDDARTLRTLGVADIFGPGSTMHAIVERLVSLIQKSEKAYLTDAVFIGRAESAGSTEVSTLAGTCCASSFDTAPTNFQPAGILTNVKPVG
- a CDS encoding MSMEG_0565 family glycosyltransferase; the encoded protein is MRAINPLRIALLTHSVNPRGGVVHTLELARALHKLGHDVTVFAPARAGEAMFRASPCRIVLARVAGVRGLVGMVDERIRALKLALADEHAARFDVLHAQDSIGGNALAELKQQGAVGGFVRTVHHLDHFDDAQLARWQRRAWQDADTVLCVSDTWTRTMRDAYGIAAQTVANGIDASRYGACADRDKQTLRERLGIGAGPVVLAVGGIEERKNTSMLLEAFALLRAQRPSAQLVLAGGASLLDHDAYTRRFLARAAELQLDVSGTNTPVIVTGALDDAAMPALYRVADAVSMVSLREGFGLVVLEALASARPVVVSRIAPFTEYLDDATCRFADPHDAHSIADALSHALEGSGGIDFDHAVPALLKRFTWQASALRHLDIYSKQLTRNQLIGEA